From a single Vicugna pacos chromosome 4, VicPac4, whole genome shotgun sequence genomic region:
- the PABIR1 gene encoding PPP2R1A-PPP2R2A-interacting phosphatase regulator 1, which yields MRGGTSPLTDSPWRWRRRRPWTAGNGNPRSLTEHRPRLPAPDMAQEKMELDLELPPGTGGSPAEGGGSGGGGGLRRSNSAPLIHGLSDTSPVFQAEAPSARRNSTTFPNRHGLLLPASPVRMHSSRLHQIKQEEGMDLINRETVHEREVQNAMQISHSWEESFSLSDNDVEKSASPKRIDFIPVSPAPSPTRGIGKQCFSPSLQSFVSSNGLPPSPIPSPTTRFTTRRSQSPINCIRPSVLGPLKRKCEMETEYQPKRFFQGITNMLSSDVAQLSDPGVCVSSDTLDGNSSSAGSSCNSPAKVSTTTDSPVSPAQAASPFIPVDELSSK from the coding sequence ATGCGCGGAGGGACGAGCCCGCTGACAGATTCTCCGTggaggtggcggcggcggcggccttgGACTGCGGGGAATGGCAATCCTAGGTCTCTGACTGAGCACCGCCCCCGCCTCCCTGCCCCCGACATGGCTCAGGAGAAGATGGAGCTAGACCTGGAGCTGCCTCCGGGTACCGGCGGGAGCCCGGCGgagggcggcggcagtggcggcggcgggggcCTCAGGAGGTCTAACAGCGCCCCCCTGATCCACGGCCTCAGTGACACTTCGCCGGTGTTCCAGGCCGAGGCGCCGAGCGCCAGGCGGAACAGCACGACGTTCCCGAACCGCCACGGCCTGCTGCTACCGGCCTCTCCCGTCCGCATGCACAGCAGCCGCTTGCACCAGATCAAACAAGAAGAGGGCATGGACTTGATCAACCGAGAGACGGTCCACGAGCGCGAGGTGCAGAACGCAATGCAGATAAGCCACTCCTGGGAGGAAAGTTTCAGCCTGAGTGACAACGACGTGGAGAAATCTGCCTCCCCGAAACGCATCGATTTCATTCCGGTGTCACCAGCACCGTCACCCACCCGGGGAATTGGGAAGCAGTGTTTTTCACCATCCTTGCAAAGTTTTGTGAGTAGCAATGGATTGCCTCCAAGTCCTATTCCTAGCCCAACGACCCGATTTACTACTCGGAGAAGCCAGAGTCCCATTAATTGCATTAGACCAAGTGTTCTTGGAccattgaaaagaaaatgtgaaatggaAACTGAGTATCAGCCAAAGAGATTTTTCCAGGGCATCACCAACATGCTTTCTTCTGACGTTGCACAGCTGTCAGATCctggtgtgtgtgtatcttccGATACCCTCGATGGAAACAGCAGCAGTGCCGGATCTTCTTGTAACTCACCAGCGAAAGTCAGCACTACCACCGACTCTCCTGTGTCGCCCGCCCAAGCGGCCTCTCCATTTATTCCAGTAGATGAACTTTCATCCAAGTGA